The Hydrogenispora ethanolica genome has a segment encoding these proteins:
- a CDS encoding ribose-phosphate diphosphokinase, with the protein MQLFSGTSNPMLGKEIADYLGVKLGGVQISRFASGEIYVRFLESIRGSDVFIVQSLVNNVNDSIMEMLIMIDALKRASAGRITPVIPYYGYARQEKKSAPREPITARMLADIISAVGADRVITMDLHAPAIQGFFNIPVDHMTALPMLAQYVTQKNIQDGVIIAPDAGSVKKAEKLATRLDMPLGVMYKRRPAPNVAEMTFFIGDVKNKTPIIIDDMVDTAGSIMQVVDALLERGAKPEIHLLTTHGLFSPPAVDRLRHPAIKEIVACNTVPLPPEKFLPNVTVLSVAPLFGDAIRRIHQDISVSVLFD; encoded by the coding sequence ATGCAACTTTTTTCCGGTACCTCCAATCCTATGTTGGGAAAAGAGATTGCGGATTACCTCGGTGTGAAACTCGGCGGAGTTCAGATATCCCGTTTTGCCAGCGGGGAAATTTATGTTCGATTTCTGGAAAGCATTCGGGGTTCCGATGTCTTCATCGTCCAATCGTTAGTCAATAATGTCAATGATTCCATTATGGAAATGTTGATCATGATCGACGCCTTGAAAAGAGCCTCGGCCGGAAGGATTACTCCGGTCATCCCTTATTATGGATACGCTCGCCAGGAAAAGAAATCCGCGCCGCGCGAACCCATAACCGCGCGGATGTTAGCCGATATTATCTCGGCAGTGGGCGCCGATCGTGTCATTACGATGGATTTACACGCCCCGGCCATTCAAGGTTTCTTCAATATCCCGGTCGATCATATGACGGCCCTACCGATGCTCGCCCAGTACGTGACGCAAAAGAACATTCAAGATGGCGTAATTATAGCGCCGGATGCCGGTAGTGTAAAAAAAGCCGAAAAGCTGGCTACGCGCTTAGACATGCCATTAGGCGTAATGTATAAGCGTCGCCCGGCTCCCAATGTAGCTGAAATGACCTTTTTTATCGGCGATGTTAAAAATAAAACTCCGATTATCATTGACGATATGGTCGACACTGCCGGCAGCATCATGCAAGTAGTGGATGCACTGCTGGAGAGGGGGGCCAAACCGGAGATTCATTTATTAACCACGCACGGTTTATTTTCACCGCCCGCGGTAGACCGATTGCGGCATCCGGCCATCAAAGAGATTGTAGCCTGTAATACGGTGCCGCTTCCTCCAGAAAAATTTCTTCCGAATGTCACTGTTTTATCCGTGGCTCCTTTGTTTGGGGATGCCATTCGCCGAATCCATCAAGACATCTCCGTGAGTGTCCTCTTCGATTGA